The Magnetococcales bacterium genome has a window encoding:
- a CDS encoding glycosyltransferase family 9 protein, which yields MLAILRDKTGRSRPPFAEGSIGMSYFDRMKKPIDWIKQPVLDLERFLLRGVYLLIRRFRGQKPLPDPTRRILLIRRNRLGDAVCVLPLIEVLKKSDPQLEVHLLANPYNAVIFQNAPGIDQLHILDDKIYLGRIGLPFHPLLRTLRAIHFDQVVVIGGYSSLAALIAWFSGGRYRIGTSSPKGQIYDLIFDAANPPVDHPNQHQVTSSAQVLKLGGFTLPDPLPWATMTRPHPPTPGVLALCPDVPRKANRYPLEKYRLLLERLRQKNGITEIRLFLTSPDHPLRALEKEKGVIYQATDSVSAFIQEVSRCESAVAAEGGSAHITAALGLPTVVISGRTARVSAQWRPWAAAAVILERHEAIGEITADDISAALGRVMTDNGKPRGTSL from the coding sequence ATGCTGGCCATCCTCCGGGATAAGACCGGAAGGAGTCGGCCACCCTTTGCTGAAGGATCCATCGGCATGTCCTATTTCGACCGGATGAAAAAACCCATCGACTGGATCAAGCAGCCCGTCCTGGATCTGGAGCGGTTTTTGTTGCGGGGGGTCTATCTCCTGATCCGCCGCTTTCGTGGCCAAAAACCCCTCCCCGATCCAACCAGACGCATTCTCCTCATCCGCCGCAACCGTCTGGGGGATGCCGTCTGTGTGCTACCGCTGATCGAAGTGCTGAAAAAGAGCGACCCCCAGCTGGAAGTCCACCTCCTGGCCAACCCCTATAATGCCGTGATCTTCCAAAACGCCCCCGGCATCGACCAGCTCCACATACTGGATGATAAAATCTACCTGGGCCGCATCGGGCTCCCCTTCCACCCGTTGCTGCGTACTCTCAGGGCCATCCACTTCGATCAGGTGGTGGTGATCGGCGGCTACTCCTCCCTGGCGGCGTTGATCGCCTGGTTCAGCGGCGGTCGCTACCGAATCGGCACCAGCTCCCCCAAAGGGCAGATCTATGATCTCATCTTTGATGCCGCCAACCCCCCAGTGGATCATCCCAACCAACACCAGGTCACCTCCTCAGCCCAGGTGCTGAAGCTGGGGGGGTTCACCCTCCCCGATCCCCTCCCCTGGGCCACCATGACCCGGCCCCATCCCCCCACACCCGGGGTGCTGGCCCTCTGCCCGGATGTTCCCCGAAAAGCCAACCGCTACCCCCTGGAAAAATATCGGCTGCTGCTGGAAAGACTGCGCCAAAAAAATGGGATCACCGAAATCCGGCTATTCCTCACCTCACCCGATCATCCCCTTCGCGCCCTGGAAAAAGAAAAGGGGGTGATCTATCAGGCCACCGATTCCGTTTCCGCCTTTATTCAAGAAGTCTCCCGCTGTGAATCTGCGGTGGCGGCTGAGGGGGGGTCTGCCCATATCACCGCCGCCTTGGGATTGCCAACGGTGGTGATCTCCGGCCGAACCGCCCGGGTGAGCGCCCAATGGCGACCCTGGGCTGCGGCTGCGGTGATTTTGGAGCGCCATGAGGCGATTGGGGAGATTACGGCGGACGACATTTCAGCGGCTTTGGGGCGGGTCATGACGGATAACGGCAAGCCCAGGGGAACTTCCCTCTGA